Proteins encoded together in one Dermacentor variabilis isolate Ectoservices chromosome 2, ASM5094787v1, whole genome shotgun sequence window:
- the LOC142570319 gene encoding EKC/KEOPS complex subunit Tprkb-like, translating into MKTRSLLSEILYVLGPTGSIGDSLRQMGAQDTDSTIVVVRLDDPGDSHLKTLMERIKGRQLPLDSIPQFTNSQALAKLFKVTEEELTVGSLLDAVVTRIALKDTV; encoded by the coding sequence ATGAAAACAAGAAGCTTGCTCTCCGAGATTCTCTATGTCCTGGGGCCCACTGGCAGCATTGGCGACTCATTACGCCAGATGGGTGCGCAGGACACCGACTCGACAATTGTTGTTGTGCGCCTTGACGACCCAGGAGACAGTCATCTCAAAACACTCATGGAACGCATCAAGGGCCGTCAGCTGCCCTTGGACAGTATTCCACAGTTCACCAACTCTCAGGCACTTGCAAAACTTTTCAAGGTGACTGAAGAGGAACTCACAGTGGGCAGCTTACTGGATGCCGTGGTGACACGAATTGCTCTAAAGGATACAGTGTAG